A genomic region of Arachis stenosperma cultivar V10309 chromosome 9, arast.V10309.gnm1.PFL2, whole genome shotgun sequence contains the following coding sequences:
- the LOC130949265 gene encoding extensin-like: protein MRKKTIAKRPMREKVYKLPTKPSTRSQERTFTPSPFPPTSPHRTDPMTYTKNPSRFPPSAKLMPPLKEPPSKPRSSKPISSKGKRPAAPEPTSEPTQPKTRFRSAMNNDFYEGVIKYHTLCLSFLADLPNLKKEDEDPATDADEEADSEGNGSNA, encoded by the exons ATGAGGAAGAAAACCATAGCTAAAAGGCCTATGCGTGAAAAGGTTTACAAGCTTCCTACTAAACCCTCAACTCGCTCCCAAGAGCGAACCTTCACTCCTTCTCCTTTTCCTCCAACCTCACCTCATAGAACTGATCCCATGACTTACACTAAGAACCCTTCAAGGTTCCCTCCTTCAGCCAAGTTGATGCCACCTCTGAAGGAACCTCCATCCAAACCTAGGTCGTCGAAGCCGATTTCATCAAAAGGGAAACGACCAGCAGCACCTGAACCTACCTCTGAGCCCACTCAACCTAAGACAAG ATTTAGATCTGCCATGAACAATGACTTTTATGAAGGAGTTATTAAGTACCATACCCTGTGTCTGTCTTTTCTTGCTGATTTGCCAAACCTGAAAAAGGAAG ATGAAGATCCTGCCACTGATGCTGATGAGGAAGCTGATTCGGAGGGGAATGGTTCAAATGCTTAG